The following is a genomic window from Fusarium oxysporum Fo47 chromosome IV, complete sequence.
ATTGCTGCTCCAACTTTGGGGTCTATTGCCAAGATGTAATGATCAGCTTATGGCCAGCAAGCAGTGAGGATCAGTCTGAGGGTGGTGGTGATCTTGCTGCGCCCCGCGCCCCGCACAGCCACGGTAAGGCAGCACAGGACCAACAGAAGTTGGTTAGCCTGGTTAGGTGTATAAAGCACCCGGAACCCACTCTATTCCAGAAGGTTTTTGGTGTTCTTTGAGCTAAAGCAAGTGACGCTATTCCCGACGTAAAGCGAATTTCTGCGCGGCACCGATACCTATACAACCCCAGCGCAACACATAGCTTTTTTCATCATTTAGCATCACAACTCAACCTATAAACTCATATCAAGATGTCTACTTCCAAAGCCACAGAAATACCCGAGAAAACCCCCGATCTTCCTCCATCATTCCAAGAGACCATGGCCTCATCACCACCCGTCTTCAAAACCCAATTCGCTTGCATGACCTTCAACATGTTTGACCGCATTCGTCTCATCAACTTCACAGAAGCAGAAGTATCAGGCATCAAAGAAGTCGTCGCAGCGCAGTGGTCACCTGGTCTCGCACATGTGCAACCATATGGGGAGTCAATGGAATTCAGGCTTCGTGGAAGGCCTTGGTTGCATAGATCTGGTGGGAACGATGATTCGAGGAGATTAATGCTGAGAATTCTGGAGAAATTGTTTGATATGGGATGGGTGTTGCAAGGATCTATGGAGATCACGCTCAAGTCTGAGAGCAAAGGTAAGACTCTCTTACTCTCCTGTGAACTTGACTGACGTACCAGATTCCCTCATCTTTCGAAAACAAGATCCCATCCCACCGCCCTGCGACTGGATCTGCATATCCTTCGACAACAGTGATAAACTGAAAATCGTAGACTCACCACCCAAAGACCTCACAGATGCAATCCTCCAAACATTTGGTCGTGACGTAAGACGTAGTGAAATCACATCTGACCGCGTCAAGATGCATCTTGCAAACATGCCGTGGAATCCTTCGGGGACAGACACTGTCACGACAAGGATCATACTGCTGAAGTTGATTGAGGCGTTGGAGAGATGTGGGTTCACGATTTATGCTACGATTGGGTCGAAGGgggaggatgaggaggggGCGCAGGACTTGTTGGTATGTCAGAGGGTGAAGGGTTGGATTCCTGGGGCGCCTATATGGCATCGCTAGAGATATGTCATATATGAAGCCAAGACGATGAGAGTGATATCCATGGATGTCATTATCTCATGTCTTAACACAAAAGAGAGCCAGAATATTCAAGAGAGGAAAGAGGTGAGATGAAGCAGAGGTCTTATGAAACGAAAACCAGACGATCCTTTCCACGGAGAATAAAGATATTCGAAATATTTGTAGATAGTGCACAACTTTCAAGACTCTATGCGATTTGGTGATCCTGAACACGACGAGGCTTTGGTGGGACAGACCTGGAAGGCAGTGGCGGCCTTCCCCAGATGTAACGCCCCTGATTCAGCGCCTCCCAAAGCGCCGCATTCTTTTCAGTCGGGTTAGGGTTAGTTTTCTTCAGAATCCCATATCCAGATTCTTTCCAAGGCCAgttccagcatcagcatcagcatcttcCGTCCCGCACCGTTTTCTGTTCTTTGACTTAGTCAaatttctctttttttttttttaaaaaaaaaaaaaagaaagaaaaaacaTATTCCAAAGAAGAAATGGATTCTGCCACCGCCAGTTTGGCCACTGGCCGACCAAATCTCACAGCTGCCGGTAAGCCTTTCTTTCTTAGGTTCTGCGAACAAACACGTTGTTGAATGAGGTATTGAGAGCTAATTTGTATATAGATGTAAAAGCAATGTCGATCAGAGAAATCCTGGCCAACATCCGTCGCAATGTCAAGCCGAATAAGAAGAGACGGAGAAGGGCGAGGCTTGCGGCTTGGAAGAAGCGAAGGGCTCCAGCGGATGAGCTTGTTGCTAGTGGTTGATTTTGGAAGATGGACTAAGGCAAATAACTGAAATCTACTCCCAATTTCAAATTTCCTAAGTCTTATGATGCTGGATTGATAAGTTTAGATCAACTCATTTTAAATAGAATACATCAGGCTCAGGCTTCGCACCAAAGAACGCGGAGTAATTGATCTTCCCAACACCAACCCTCTCAGATACCCCATCCCTCGCCTCTCTAAGCAACAGCACGTTGCAAACATCTAAGACACTGGTAGTTCCAAAGCGACCTAGATCCCATCGTGGTTCCCCTGTCTCATTAACCTTCTCAGTACTTGGCTTCACGCTCTCATCAGGTCCCTCAGGCAAGCGGCTGCGCTGTAGCCactcttcttgaagaatcTCGTACTGCATTCTCATCGGATCACCATCCCAGTACATTTCCCAGCCAATGGGGGGAGGTGCAACGTAAGGAAGACTATCACGAGATATGGCCACTAGGATGTACTTCACTGGTGAATTCTGGACCTCTTCAGCTGTTGAGGGGATATTGAGATGTTCAAGTGAGACGTTGAGGCTTAGACTTCCAGCGCGATAGCCTTGATGGTAGAGGATACGCTGCCACGGTCGACGGTTGTTGGCTGACCGATCTTCATCGCTGACTCCTATCTGGATGAAATTGTCTTGTATAGGCGATGCCAAATACCACTCAGATGGCTTGTCGCATAACCGCACTGATACGGCCTTGGCGCGAAAGTACAAGGTATCTTCAAATGGTAACTCCACGATAGGCTCATCTGGAAGATTAATCGGAAACTCAAATCGCATGCCCGGATATGCCTCGTGTACGAAGAGATGCTGATTCCGATCCTCATTGTGCTCAACAGCCCACCCATGCTCGTAGCAGTCAATATGCAAAAGCGACCAAAGATCAGTCTTGTGCAACAAAAGCCGCGAATTCTCAGCTTGTTGTCTCCTCTCGTCAATTTCTTCCTGCGTTCTCTCCACTTGTACAAAAGTTTCCATGAATTCGTCAACTGTAGCTGACTTCAGCCACATTATCATGCTAGCTGGCGCATAGCACACGGCGTTATGGAAACCTCTGCCACGATATGCGACGTGACCTTGCCAAGCTGCCCAAGACCAACTGGGAAACAATATCTTTCCATCTGGAGATCGTCTTCGAGAAAGGGGTTCTTTGGGGTACCATAAGAGAGATCTTGTGAGAGCAAATTCCGGCATGGCGTGCCAGAACTTGGTGTTTGTGCCCCGGCGGATAAGGTCTGCAATACCGATAAAGGCATTCACGGCGTCGGACTGCCACGTCATGTTTCTCTTTGTATAAGCATCAACAGCGTGAGCGTACGCTTCCCAGAGTGTATGCCCCTTGATAAGAGGTGCATCGATTGTATCTGAGCTCGGGATGGCTTTGGATTTGTACAATGGAGCGCCATCCTCTGAAGCTTCGCCAGTAGTTGGGTCTTCGCCGACAAAAATCGTCATGTCATCTTCGGTTGCGAAGGCTTTGTTGATATACGCGGCCTGAGTTGGATCTGACCATATACGAATCCACAAGTCGTGGATTCGGGATGTTAGTTGTAGCTGGTCGTTGAAGGGAACGATTGTGTACGAGTTAGGGCCCGAAACAGGAACTGTGTCTTCAAAGCAGGCTCCGTGTGGACAGATGAAACACATTTGCGAGCTGGTGAAATAGACTGATCGTCTTGAGAGTACCCTCTCCTGAAATGTCCATGCTCTGGTGTTCCATAGTCGATCTTCGATATCAGAATACCTCTGTCTGGCATCTTGGAATGCCACTGCTAAGGTGATCCCTTGCAGTTTCTCTATGCTCTGTTCTTGTGATCGAGGGATACCAACTCCAGGCAATCCGTCTGTGGGATTGACGTTAGAAGAGGCCATTATGGATAAAACAGCATTAGCGTATATAGTCCCCATATTGAAGATGATCCTAGCTTTGTCGTCCTTGTCATCTTGCGTGATGCATAAAGCATCAATCCAGATGTATCGGATACCGAGCTCTTTTGTAACCTTGATAGCATCAAGAATCGTTTGCGGAAGTTCGACGTTCCCCAGACCTCCAGGTTTACTGAGTTGGTCTCTTGTTTTGGTAGTGTATTGTGTCTGACTTCCAGTTCCCCAGACATAAGAAAGACAGATATAATCGCATGGTGTGTCGACCTCCTTCACACAGTTGTCAACCGTGTCTATGACTCGTAGTGTGCCCATGAGAGGCTTGAGATATTCAATAGAGTCAGTTTCTGCTGATTTATGATCCTTGTTGCATGTCTGGAGCCACCCTCGAAGGCGAGACATATCAGCAGAATCCTTGCGAACCAGAAGACCCTGAAGGGGCATTGATTGGCTCTCCACTGATTCAACTGGATGTATCACCAATCTTGAAACCTTTAAACGATCAAGATCCGAGAATTCCACCTGGAGCCTCAGAGGAAACCCTGGCCCATCATCCAAAGTGCTGATGCTCAATTGCATCCCCGGCCAATCATCAGGGTGCACATCCGTAAGTATTCCATCATGAATAGCCCTCATTCGAATGAGTCTGCAGAAGGAACAATGACTATTCTCATCCATGACCTTTGGAATGCCATAAACAGAAATGCGGGACTGTCCTGGTAGTTGATTCCCCGGTAAGCCTCGTTGTGATAGAAGGACTTTGAAGTCAATGTGTCGACACATATCGCACAGATATTCAGGATCTGTTTCTTCAAGGACAGGCGGATCAGGGATAAACCACTCTTCATCGCGCCCATCCGAGTCTTGAAATAAACCCCATCTGTGTATAAATTGATGATGCTTGTACTCGTCAAACTTGGCCGTCTCCTCAtctttcatcttctcatctgaATCTTCTCCAGATTCTTCTTCAACGGAAGAAATATGAATGCTGATTCGACTGAGCTCCTCATCCGTCATACCATCAACATCTGGCTTCTTTTCCTGTATAGCCTTATCATGGTTCTCCAGACTCTGCCTTCCCCTTTTCTGGCCGAGACTCTCCCAGTCGCGGACCATAGTCGCGGTCTCTGGTGATTGCTTCAGGGACTTTCCATCTTTTTCTTCTAGGGCCTTTCTGAGGACTGTTCTTGTGGTATGATCGCGAATGTTTCTGGAAACGACTGATTTTAGATTCGGCGCCATTATGAATGATTTTCGTATCGTTTATATTTTTGATATTGAAGTGAGATAGGGAATGAGGTTAAATAGAATCAAGGGCCTTAGCTCGTCTTATATCTGCCGAGCTTCGTCGGGCTCCATGCTGCGGAGTGTGATCCCTGCTTTTCGGGACGCTTATCTTACTGCGCCACGGACACGGACACGGACTTCAAATACACTAAGGCTTTATGCCATTCGAGAAAAGAAAGCATTTGAGTACATTTTGAAGCTATATAAATGAAATTGCCCAGCACACAAAGGCCAATCTGTTCGAGGTTTTATTATTGATGGGCCTACATCTACTATAATCACGGACTTGATATATTCACAAAGCTCAAGGGATGTAAGATAAACAGTAGTAAATCACAGGGGCCTATCAAGTTAGCAATGGCCTAGGAAAATTTTAAGCAACAAGGCCAGACTAGGACAAGCAACTAAAGTTTGAACTTCCTACATCTCATTAGCTTGCTCTTTTGAACCCAGGCTCAGGAGCTGTCTCCTACTCTCACCATGCACCTGTGAATCTTCACATAGACCTATCTTGCCAATGGTTTCTCATGGTGAGAGGTAGAGCTTATAAATGAGTCACGGGTGAGGCTGACCAGCTTAAATTTGACGAGTGGCTGAGAGGCTTCGTTATGTGATTTGACTCCGTATCAGCGAGCTTAATTTTAACTCAACAAACACTCCCACTTTCCATTGGCACCTTGTTTGACTTAACGGAAACTACTCTCTAAATGACTGCGGTCTATTGTTTGCATATGATTGTTTCACATTTGGATCCACCAGTAATATATGGTGAACTTGCTCAGTAAGGTAGACATAGATATAAAGCCAAATGGTCTGTCAATGACGTTTTGAGTTCCAATGACATACAAACTTCATCAACGGGGGGCCTATGACCCGAAACTCGGGATATTGGCTTTCAAATGAATTCACCTAGAGGTCACAGAGGAGTCTTATAATATAGTCTCTCAAAGATTACTCCATAAATATGACTGCACTTCCCAATATTCACGGCTCCCAAACTTGCTCCTCAAGCATCCCAACCGATCTCATACCGCTAACTTCCCACCACTCTCAACTTCAAACAGCAAACATGTGTGAAAATACAATGACATATTTCACCTGTATATGGTGCAAACAGCTCTACGACTCACGCATGGAACAGATCATATGTCACCGTGCCCATGGCTCGTTAGGCGCCTGTGGAAAGATGCCAGGTGTAAATAAATCTGTTTATAACCTCTTTTGTCCAAATTGCCCGTCAGAGAAGTACAAGAAGGCTCGTACCGCGATCCAAGATGGATTTGTAAGTAGTCGAAGCTTTTGGAACTGGACAATTGACTAACAGCGTCCCAGCATAAATCTGGACTTTAATGGGCTCAATGCAGTCAGTGCACTTGAACCTTTTCGCAGCAGAGAAACAAAAGTTCGGCAGGGGCAGACACCTGCTTTTCACCAAATTAGTTCCCTTTTCTATCTCATATCTTCTCTATACAATATGTTACAAAGAGCCCTATTCTCAAGTGGCACTTCCATCAACAGGGAAGGAGCTGTTTTCAACCTTTGTTTGCTCCAATTTGGCAACAAAGGAGCGCTATGAAACCTACCTCAAGCAATATTTGTCTATGAAGTGGTTTATCTCTTGATGCTTGGCCAATGACCAAATGGAATACCTCAACGATCTGCATGGGGCTGATGCTCTATGTTGTTCTACACTTCAGAAGCCCGAGAAGATGCATCATACAGAATCTTTTGTCAACTTCCACAAAATCAGCATCCACAACTCGCTAGGAAGTTGGAAATTCACAAACTTCATAGCTGCAGCTGCCTAGCTGGAAGGCCATCAAAGCAGCAGGTCGGAATACGACCTGAAACACGATAGAGGGTGTTTTTCCAAAGAAGATCACGGCCACAGTTCTCAGATTCGAAAAGGATATGCGGCTCACTGTTTATAGCCCAGGCGCATTTCAGCCAGCGGCCGTTGAGACTTTGAGGCATATAACCAGACCTTGTTCTGCAAGGCAGCGAGGGACATGCCATTCATCAGCCCTCTGCTTGTTTgtgatgttgttggagatgtcGTTCTTAAAAATCAAAGTATATGAAGACCATATTGCTGGACGATTGGGTCTTCCGACGCCCAGCAGTACTACCAACAACGGGAGGAGACGGAATGTCATTCACATTTGTCTAtcagttttttttttttttttttttttttttttttttttttttttttttttttttttgagATTTCTtggagagagaaaagagacattTCGTGGGCTCTTATCCAGGAAGAGCATATTGTTAAATTGTTAACGTCTGCAAAATGATATCGCTTTATGAAGACTTGTATCAGTCGCATTTTTAGGCGAATGGCAACTTCTTTTTAAAATTactcgatgatgagattCATCTTGCATTTTACCAATACTCTTGACTGTTGTGACAGTACTAAATCTCAAAagatctcaagaagctgagtGAACTTATCAAGTTTGCGGAGGAAAACAAACCCAGAGTGTGGGCCCCTGTGAACGAGTATTTTGGCCAGATTGATTCCATAAAAAGCCAAGGTTCCTAAAGAGAGTGTCCTTTGCATATGCAGGCAAGAAAATAAGATACTAACGTTACGGATCATATAGACGTTGTTTATTGGCTGACATAGACTATGCTTACTATCTGAATCATTAATAATACTGTCCCTTGATCTGACGTCACATTGTCGGATCAGGAACGATAGTACATGTCAACCACAAGGCGTAGAGCAACAATAAAACACCACGCATTACTATGACTTAAATACTATCACCATCAATTTGAACAATTTCTCACTTTGGACAATCATGTCACTCAAAACCATCAAGACACGAACCCTAGAAGTCGGGTACTACGACCACGGCCCCTCATCAGGCTGGCCTGTCCTTTTATATCACGGCTTCCCATACGATATCCACGCATATGATGAAGTTGTTCCTAAACTCATCTCCAGCGGTGCAAGAGTCGTTGTTCCCTATGTCCGTGGTTATGGCCCAACACGCTTCCTATCAGATTCAACCATGAGGAGTGGTCAGCAAGCAGCTCTTGGCTCAGATGTTATTGAGCTCATGGATGCTTTAAACATCGATAAGGCAGTCCTTGGTGGCTTCGACTGGGGCGGAATGTCTGTATGTGTTGCATCTGCTCTCTGGCCTGAACGTGTCGTTGGACTTGTTTCGTATGCAGGATACGACATTGCAGATCTTTCAAGTTATCAGAAGCCTTTTGCACCGAGTTTGGAATGTGTTTGTTGGTATCAGCATTTGTTCCAGCAAGAACGCGGAATTGCTTGTCTTACAGAGAGTCGACGAGATCTCTGTCGGATTCTTTGGAAGCAATGGTCACCTTCATTCTCATTCACAGAAGACTTTTACAAGAGAACTGCAGAAGCTtttgataatcctgatttTGTCAATGTTGTCATTCACGCTTACAGATTCTGCTTTGGTAACGCAAAAGGCGATCCAGCTTTGCAGAAGTTGGAGGATTCTTTAGCTGCTCAGCCTAAGATAAGTGTTCCGACAATCACTTTGGATGGACGGCAGGATCCTTTGAAGCCAGGGGGTACTGCTGCACATGTTGAGCACTTTTCTGGTCGTTATGAGAGGAGAGAGGCTGATGTTGGACATGCGTTTCCAATGGAAGCTCCGGATGAATTTGCAGATGCCGTCTTGACGATTCATAAGTGGGAGAGTGGCTAGGACGTGATCGGATCAAGCAATTGATATAAACAACGAAGGTTCTGTGACTTTCACTTAATCCAGTCGAACAAGGTCGCAACATTTCCAAAGGAATTTGTCATAGGTTTTCACAATATCGAATGTGGCAAGTCACGTAGCGAAGCATTCAAGAGAtttcgaggttgatgaggaaacAAGGGGCGCTACGTCACCTTGCATGATCAAACTCTGCATGTAATTTTTCTCATTTGCAATACGAACAATATCCATGACTGCCAAATTTTGTATGCTGCATAAGTATTTCATAACTCAAACCAGGCCCTGCATAATCCAGTAGCACTGGTCAATCAAGCGACGCCCAGCATTTGGGAACTGAACTTAGTTGCAACAACATACTTACCCGTGACTCCATGGCTTCAGGCTGAGTTTCTTTCTTCAAGGGTCTCACAGTGACAAGACTACAAGATTATGACAACACTCCCTCCTACTACTAGAGATGCTGTTCGAGCTCGGGCTTCTCAAGATATAGCGGCGAGGGCGGCAAAGTCGCCCACGCCACGAAACCGCAGCCGCGCACCATCTTCTACAAGATATGAATACAGAGACGATGACTCTTTCGACGGCTCGAAAGCTATATCTATTCATGCCGCGCTATCGACTCTTCTTCAAAGTGAGAAGTTCTCAGACATAACCATCATCTGTGGGGAGCGCCAGTTCAAAACCCATCGCGCTGTTGTATGCACTCAGTCTCCTTTCTTTGATAAAGCAATGAGCGGCGACTACATGGTGCGTTTTCAGAATGCCTACTTTTCAAAAGGCCGCTGATAACAACTCACGGTCGATATAACGTATCACAATGTTTAGGAATCTACGTCACGATCTATTGAGCTGCCGGAAGATGATCCTGATGTCGTGGAGCGGTTCCTCGAGTTCTTGTACACTGGAACCTACAGTGACGGCGTAAACTTTACGTGGGGAAAGCCAGCTAAAGCGGCTCTACTAGATCCCGAAAGTGTTCTTCAGAGCTTACAGCAGCCAGCGTGCGGTAGTCAAGAAACGGGCATGTCGTCTCCTGCGCAAGGAACTGAAGACTGGATTTCCAAAGACGAGCGTGATGAAGAGCCAGATGAAGAATACAATGAGTACGACGAGGACCCGGATGATTCTTCAAACGATGGTGATGTGGCGGGAGGTGAACAATCTAAGCTCGCAAAGGTGACAGAAGCGGTGGCATTCGGTCACTGCAGTCGGACGGAAGGATTAAAGCAATTCGCTGATTTACGTAGCGACATGACACTGCCTCTCCGGCTTTACGTCATGGCAGACAAGTACGACGTGCCTGCCCTTCGACTTCTGGCGCGTGATCGATTCTACCGCGCCGT
Proteins encoded in this region:
- a CDS encoding heterokaryon incompatibility protein-domain-containing protein — protein: MAPNLKSVVSRNIRDHTTRTVLRKALEEKDGKSLKQSPETATMVRDWESLGQKRGRQSLENHDKAIQEKKPDVDGMTDEELSRISIHISSVEEESGEDSDEKMKDEETAKFDEYKHHQFIHRWGLFQDSDGRDEEWFIPDPPVLEETDPEYLCDMCRHIDFKVLLSQRGLPGNQLPGQSRISVYGIPKVMDENSHCSFCRLIRMRAIHDGILTDVHPDDWPGMQLSISTLDDGPGFPLRLQVEFSDLDRLKVSRLVIHPVESVESQSMPLQGLLVRKDSADMSRLRGWLQTCNKDHKSAETDSIEYLKPLMGTLRVIDTVDNCVKEVDTPCDYICLSYVWGTGSQTQYTTKTRDQLSKPGGLGNVELPQTILDAIKVTKELGIRYIWIDALCITQDDKDDKARIIFNMGTIYANAVLSIMASSNVNPTDGLPGVGIPRSQEQSIEKLQGITLAVAFQDARQRYSDIEDRLWNTRAWTFQERVLSRRSVYFTSSQMCFICPHGACFEDTVPVSGPNSYTIVPFNDQLQLTSRIHDLWIRIWSDPTQAAYINKAFATEDDMTIFVGEDPTTGEASEDGAPLYKSKAIPSSDTIDAPLIKGHTLWEAYAHAVDAYTKRNMTWQSDAVNAFIGIADLIRRGTNTKFWHAMPEFALTRSLLWYPKEPLSRRRSPDGKILFPSWSWAAWQGHVAYRGRGFHNAVCYAPASMIMWLKSATVDEFMETFVQVERTQEEIDERRQQAENSRLLLHKTDLWSLLHIDCYEHGWAVEHNEDRNQHLFVHEAYPGMRFEFPINLPDEPIVELPFEDTLYFRAKAVSVRLCDKPSEWYLASPIQDNFIQIGVSDEDRSANNRRPWQRILYHQGYRAGSLSLNVSLEHLNIPSTAEEVQNSPVKYILVAISRDSLPYVAPPPIGWEMYWDGDPMRMQYEILQEEWLQRSRLPEGPDESVKPSTEKVNETGEPRWDLGRFGTTSVLDVCNVLLLREARDGVSERVGVGKINYSAFFGAKPEPDVFYLK
- a CDS encoding BTB/POZ protein; the encoded protein is MTTLPPTTRDAVRARASQDIAARAAKSPTPRNRSRAPSSTRYEYRDDDSFDGSKAISIHAALSTLLQSEKFSDITIICGERQFKTHRAVVCTQSPFFDKAMSGDYMESTSRSIELPEDDPDVVERFLEFLYTGTYSDGVNFTWGKPAKAALLDPESVLQSLQQPACGSQETGMSSPAQGTEDWISKDERDEEPDEEYNEYDEDPDDSSNDGDVAGGEQSKLAKVTEAVAFGHCSRTEGLKQFADLRSDMTLPLRLYVMADKYDVPALRLLARDRFYRAVELVWEEAKCFPDVVDELYQTTSPTDTAMREIYIVASF
- a CDS encoding Alpha/Beta hydrolase protein, producing the protein MSLKTIKTRTLEVGYYDHGPSSGWPVLLYHGFPYDIHAYDEVVPKLISSGARVVVPYVRGYGPTRFLSDSTMRSGQQAALGSDVIELMDALNIDKAVLGGFDWGGMSVCVASALWPERVVGLVSYAGYDIADLSSYQKPFAPSLECVCWYQHLFQQERGIACLTESRRDLCRILWKQWSPSFSFTEDFYKRTAEAFDNPDFVNVVIHAYRFCFGNAKGDPALQKLEDSLAAQPKISVPTITLDGRQDPLKPGGTAAHVEHFSGRYERREADVGHAFPMEAPDEFADAVLTIHKWESG